A segment of the Anopheles cruzii chromosome 2, idAnoCruzAS_RS32_06, whole genome shotgun sequence genome:
GGAATatattgtttgccgttttttcgtTGCGTTGTAGTGCGCAAGATGTACGGGCCGGGAGCATAAAATGTAGACACAGCTTTAAGGCGACCACGTGGCGACCACGGATTCGGTTGGAATATCGGAAATCCAGTTTAAATCGTGCCCGTGggatttaatttaacaacTGGCCCTTAAAGTTTGCCGTCAACTTATGCTCCAAGcaatgcatttttatttttgcaattaCGCATTAATTTGAATACCATATCCATAACCGAACTGCAATTGCGAACCCAAGCCAATGGACCCGACAGTCAGAACGACCAGAATGTGCGAAAAGTCTGTTCTGTGTTCGAAGAGGATGTTTTTGCGTTAAAAATTCCTTTCCAAACGCAGACGCGGGCACGTGTTTCGTCCACCGACCGGTTCGGTCCGCAGTTCGTGTGTATATTCACTCAAAATGAGGCAAACTCGTTATGCCGCgctaatttgaataaaaacagCGCGCGGCATGAGAaccgaaaaacacatttcCTCTGCAGCCCAAATATCTGAGGGTAGATTCAAAAGTGCTTGGAGGACGCAAGCTGATATTTTATACAATAGCTGGCAGCTCGCTCGCATATACTAatcaaaatcaacaacatAACTTTTATACCCGATTCACCATCTTGACGTACGCCGTGCTTCTAGCGGGTTCGTTGGCGTCATTTAGTAACTGTAAATGGACGTCTTCATCGGCCAAGAAACAGTAAAAACAGGATTGTTGAGATCATCTCAAACAAGTGGCAGGCCGTCGCTTCCATCGGCAAGGCTTCTTCGCACAACCTAGACCTTCAATTCTCGCAAGGCGGCCAATACGTAACCTAGGTTCTCTCGGAGTTATTGAAAATACCTGTTTTGCTCTAAAGAAGTTTCGGAATAGTTACTTCTTCATCCACGGTTTGGTTTATTGGGATGCAATACgtggtttgttcaaaaagtatcggtAACTTtgtattttttcaaaaattgtaGCAGCAACATTTCGAAAAAAGAATAtacccgcggaaattcaagATTATCGGTactttttcaaaaaaaaaacacgtaaaAGATACCTGCATCGATGACGTATGAATACAGCAGTAATATGCCAATGTTGGATAATTTTAGAAAATACACGGCTTAGTAACTTAGCTAAAGGACAGTGCTGAACGTACTCAGAACCCATTCACCCATTTACGCCCGCTCTCTAAAGACTTTTGGCGCAGCCCTCGCCTTGTTTCACACGCCCACAAGCTCTTCCGGTTGCGGGCGTGTCTGAGGGAATGTGTAGCACTAAGCGTCACGGTATACAAATGGACCGGCCAAACGGGATACCGGAAGCCGCGTTGGCTGAACGGCGTGggttccaacacacacacccaaaggGGAGCAAAAAGTTTTGGGCATCGTGTGACTTCATCGGATCGCGGACGAGGAAGTACGTTACTCACTCTCGCGTCTGCACCGAAACCGGTCGAAACCAGTCTCGGCAAACGTCACCTATTCGACGTCAGAATTCGCTGTTTATCAGTGACGTAGTCCCCGTGAACGCAATCGTGAAGCCCGTGAATCGTGACGACACGATCGTTTTTGTTTATAGTCTCCACACAGTGacactttgtttactttctctGAAACGCGTTAGTCGGACAGAGAAGCAGATAGTGAGATAGATAGAGAAGCACAGAGCACGGCGGGAAAAGAGCAAACCAGTTTaccgcactatggggaaaaggcagtcataaatcaattttaatatCTGAGGGTTTTATATTTCCAATAAGTTTTGCATCCGGCCCGATCTGTCCCTGTCCGCtaggcttattttaagaaaacacctCCTGATtcataaggaggcgcctggtcccTATGTAGTTTTTGAAATAgacatacaaaacatattgcaaACAAACATATAGTTCATACTATTAGGTTGGATACTTCGGATGGTAATAATTACTTATttcaaaattcccacaaacgcaaTAGGTAAAGCTCCTTGATCATTTTATGCCCTTTTATACACTCATAAGGCATTAAGGATTTGTATcagaaattcgatatttgctTTTACTATTgttcattaaaacattttgctaagaaaacaaaaacgttgaaaaaaagtccatagattcttcctaaaaaaatatgtccgcctttgGAATCCAAATTCCCCACTGTGCAccggccggctccgggtgAGCAAGctgtctcgctcactctctcgaAACGTATTCTGGCTTCTCTTGAAATGCTTTTGTATTTTGCGCGACTGGATCTTTTGTCAGTCTTTCCCGAGAAACGAGCAAGAAGAGAACTAGTGCCACGATACAAGAGCGTttctgcgtctgtgtgtgacTTGCGGTGCGTACGTGCCACGGATACTGAACGCGGCTCTCCCACAGCTAAAAGCGTGCGCGATATTGCGTAAAGGCGTCGAAAATTGATGAAACCAACAGCAACCCAAACCAGACCGCGGGAAGCGCAGTGTGGCGGGCCGTTTGTGTGAAGCGTCGTGAGCCGAAAACAGTAAATCCCGCGGACGCGATcgccgttccgtgtgtttACCGTTTGACAGACAATTGTGCGTCCTGTTACCGGGGTATCCAGCCGTTGCAGTCGTTGTCGTTCCTCACTAAACCGATGCACACCACCATCAGGCACCGCCGAAAAACAATGAGTCCTCTTCACCTGCTGATCGCCCTGTGCTCTTGTTACGGTAAGTGAACCTCGCGACATTTGAAGCGCCGTGGTGCgtatgtttattgtttccttttcaGCCACTTGAAGGGCAAAAAGGCGCGAACAAAACGAGTGTGACAATTGTCGTACCCACAACCGAGCGAAGATCGGGAGAGTCACGGATTGCCACGGAGACGATAATATTGCCAAGATCCGTCGCCATAGCTTCCTAAGCCTGAGACTGATCTTTGGAGTGACATTTCATAACCCGCTTATCCTGAAGCTTTGGACTGGAAAAAGCTACCCAAAAAGAGAGTTCGCGAAAACCAGTCGAACCGGCTAAGGTGGACATTCGATCCTGTGCGATCGCAACCTTGAAAACTAACCAAAGTCGATGCGCTCCTTTACCGCGAACTGGAAGCCTTTCCGTACATGGAACCAGGGCCCATAAAAACAGAGCATACCAGAACCAATTAGCAGTCGGTGGCCGATCTAGTTGGCAATGGGCGGCCAAAAGTAAAAACCATAGCACTTTCACTGTCCGTGTGGCGTTATGCGATCACGCTCACTTTCGATGGCCTCGGTTGGGTCAGCTAGGTTTTTTGGCGGTTCTATTTTTACAAAACCATCCACCGTACCGTTCGCGATCGTGTATCTGTTTTACTGGCTTCTTTCTCTTTGGCGTATGACAGATGTCAGAATGTTGCTCGGAAAATCTGATAAACGATCACCGTCGGTTTCTGCTGTGAAGCAGGTTCGTGTTAAATGGGCACAACGGAATGCGtttcgctgttgttgctgctggtcagCGCTTCAAGGGAGGCTTTCGAAGGCTTATCGTTGAACACGATAACGATGCACGATGGCACCTTATCACGACAGCATCGACCCGCATCGCGGCAAGCGCTTGGTGACCGCGGTGCGGAGCATTTTTATCGTCACCGCCGGTCCGAGGTTGAATGGTATTTTTAACACATTCGTCAAACGCCCGCCATCGGCATGTTAATTGGCAATTATGTGTGCGCACCGTCAAATGGTGGCCTCGTGATAAGACATTTTGAAAAACCCATATCAAACGGCGACCTACGAGAATATTAGCCCGGAATTGGTTTATTCTATTGACCCATAGCTGTGTAAATACTGTAAAGTAACGTGGGCTGCGAGACAAGGGGACCTTTTTCGGTAACAGTAACCCTACTGTGCTCGGTACAATTTCGAGTTCGAGTCAATGCCTTCGACGCGCAGGACCACCATTTGGGACAATCATTCTATTCTGACGAGGCCGACGATGTGTTTACGCTGGGCGGTATTTGCGCAGCTCTATTGGTTCCTTGTTCGACCACAGAACGCCACATGTTCGGTGATTCATCTCGAATTCCTCAGAAGGGTGTTATCTACGCCGCACGCTGTTATCAGAGTCCAGCTCACTACATCGGCGGTACATTGGCACTTTTCGCAGGAAAATACCTTGAGCAACTTCCCGTTCAAACACGGAGCTGCTAACGGAATACGTAATACAGTTTCAATTGACTTTTAGGTGGAGGCCCACACAACTGCTGCGGATTGTCTATGCATCACATCATTCGATCGCCCCGTTCGATCGTCATTCTGGACCCGAACGCGGCGCGGATTCAAATTTCGAAAAGCGAATCGAAATATGCTCGACTCCCAGCGGGAGCTGTCCACGTTCCGAAAGATTGATTTGCTCTAAATTCCTTATGTGGCTCTCGAATCGCACACACTCTGGCTCACAACTTGTGGCGTGCTTTGAAACCGATTCGCATATCAGCATTTTTTTGCACCAAGCGCACAGAATGGGCTagcaataaatcatttaattTGGCGCTGCTCTCATTAGACACATATGTTGCCATTTCGTCCGTCTCTCCGCGCCAATCTCGGACCCTTGGGCGAGCCCCAGCGGGGCGTGTGTCCAGCCGCGCCGGTTGGCCAGCGGCAGTTTAATCATTAACTAAATCGATGTTTATGCTGTCGGGGGCACCCTGCGGCTATAACAATCGCGTTGCGTGCTGCAAAAAGAAATCCtggcaaattgaaaaaatatgGCCGTATTTAAAGTGCTTCACGGTTAAAGCCGCGCGCCGCCTTCAAGTGGTGGCGATTGAAAAGATGCAGATTGGGCTGGCCACCCCAGCTcgtaaacaaaatttgttgCAGTCCAATTTGGTGCTACTTGCATCTATCTTCTTCCAGCGCCGCTGAAGTTTGTTCCTCGCCACAAAGTAAAACTAGAAAAACGTGTTTATTTTGGAATGAAACTTGAACcttgaaccgaaccgagcttGCGGAACCGGGATGTAGATTCAAGAAGTTGCTTCATTTCTTTAACATCTTCACGACAACAATTCATTTGACTGAATTGATTTTCAGACAAGAGAAAGTATAGCGAGTTACCTTCATAACGCATAGAACACTTAGAAAGAGAATTCTCAACGCTTGTCATCGAATCTCTAGAAGTAACGGACCAAGTTTAATAATACATTTCAGCCGGTCTAGAAAGGGATTCCATTCATCCTGACTCCGGCGCTCGCGACATAAATCAGGGCAACATGCAATGAGTGAACTGTAACCATTTCAATATGAATTCCTTGTACGGCTTGCAGTACAAATGTCTCATATATTGCAGAATATCTTCCCGATGATTAATGGGAGAGGCGTATGGCATTTCGAGACGCACGTACACGTCTGCCGGGAACATCAGGACAGACAATTGCTCCGTGCCGCCAGTTCGCGGAACCAGTTCGGAAAATTAATGAGTCACTCAATGTCGCCGCATCGCGTAGATGAACCTCATCACGAAAATGGCATTCCCAGATGGAGGCGACCCACGACGTTGCCCGCGTGACGCTATCCTGAGCGTTCCGATCTTCCGGTTTAACCTTTGGCAGTCGTGAAGAGGGCGCCGCGCTGCAGTTTCTCAATCTTGATAAGTCACGAGCGCAACAGGACTGGAAGTGTGTCTTTGGTACCTACCCAAAGGTACACACCAACGAGAGGTACCCCGGTAACGGGACGGATTGGTGtatgaatttttaaaacaatgcACCAACGGTAAGGTTGGGCCATACCGACAGGCTGAGATCACCCACCGGATAGGAGCACTCCCAGATGGCCTCGAAGGCGCGCCGTGGCGTTAAAATGGAATCGATGTCTGGCAACCTTCGAACTGCGCGTTGCCCTTCGGCCCGAGACAGTGCGTGAGGgtggaaaaatcaatatttacatTAACGCGGACCCACTTCTGGTGCTCTCTCGTTGGCCGGCCTACATTTGATGTTCTGTTCAATTACCGTTCCTTTGCAGGTCTCGCGGCGCCCGCGTTGGCCCAGCACATCGAGACCGTACCGTCGTCGATGACGTACTACAAGCTGCGAGAGAAGAACGTCGATTTGCTGTGCCGAGCTGATAAACCGATCGAATGGTGCCACGTCCGGTTACCCGGCTTCCCCGACAGCCCACCGGAAGGGTTCGATGTGACCGCCCTGCCCGATGGTGTCACCTACTACGGCGAGGGTCTCCCTCGGGGCGAGTGTGGCGTCCGCTTAGCCACGGCACGCTCCGATCGGATAGGAAAGTTCGTCTGCCTGCTGAcgatcggtggccagcagcacgaGGCGGCCATCGAGTACGGTATCCGGATTGCGCCGCAACCGACGGGGCTGAAAATCTCCAAACAAACCGATTTCGTCGACGGTGGGATCCGCGCGAACCAGCTCGTGAAGGCACGCTGTGTGTCCCGCCAGGGGCTGCCGGCTGCGAATCTGACCTGGTTCCTGGACGACAGACCGCTCGATGCGTCACTGTTGAAACCGCTCGAGATCACGCACGAACTGGTGAACGATCAGTTACTGCAGACGGTCCAGCAGGATGTGCACATCTTCGTAACGCCGAAAGACAACGGCAAGATGCTTATCTGCGAAGCGCAACACTACGCCCTGCCCAAGAACGTCCAGCGGATCCTGCTGCCACTCAACGTGAAGTGTAAGTGCCAAACGGCCGACTGCTGGGTGAATCACCCTACCAGTTTTTGGCGGCAGATCTCCAAAGCTTCCATAGTCATCGGAAAGTACGCCATGACCCAATAGCGGGGACTGTGTCTCGATGGGGCACTTCAAACGCCGACCAACCGCTTAATGTTTGACCAATAATCGGATTGGATTTCATTGCGATCTGCTCACGGAACGAGTGCTTGAGCTGAGAAGGGGATTATTACACTTTTTGTGTTACTTTTGGATTTCGCCAAACCAATCCGGATTACCGATGATCGCCCGCCGGTTAATCTTGTTTTCCGAGAAAGCCATTTATGTTTTACGAGTTTCCAACACCGAAACGTGtcatttcccattttttaGGAGCATGAAATCGTTTCGATCCCGAAAAACAGGTGCCCCTCTAAGGTGTTTACCTTCGCCCGGAGTCGGCCACTAAAGGCGTAATGGAACGCCGGCGGGGCGTAAATCAATGGGAAGTCTTAAACCGCCCTCGTTTGCCCTCTGTTTGACCAACATAAACAGAGAAACACTTTTAACGATCCCTTTTTTGGATTCGGTGGAAAACTCACACTGGGTGAACCTCGAAGTGATGGACAAAATATTAATATCAACAGcgcttttatgctgctgccgacaCAAAGTCACTCATCAGCGAAACGGACCGCCTAGTGGATTAAAAGAACTGGCAGATATGGAATAGAAACATGACGCAAACATAAGAGGCGTGTAGAGTGGGCCATCCTCCGGTAGGACATGAAATATTCATAGCCTCGCACAGCCCGTGTGTCACATTTGCGCAGCAATTAAGCGGCAAATGCCTCTACCGAGCTCCATTGGCCCATGGGAGCTAGTAATCGTCATGCTTATGCTAGGCTGGTGGTTGGAAGGAACTTGTCAAAGTTGACACAGTACCGTGGTGAGCGGCGCCGAGTACCGCCAACAGTGGAGTCGATTattccaccgttccgtttgatCAGTGCCGCAATGAATGTCGTCCCACTGTTATCGATCCACAGGAATGCGTCCAACAAGAGTTTAGAAGCTTTTGCATGTTGCTTTAATGTTCCCCAGGCTCCGTTGCTTATTGCTAACCTCCCGCTATCATCTCCCGTTTTTGCAGTTGCACCGGAAGAAATTCCTCACATCCACATCGACGAGCTGCCAGCGACCGGAAGCGCGGCGGTCAACATTACGATCCACGCCAATCCGCAGCCAACGACGCGGTGGAAGGTGAACGGGCGTCTGGTGAAGGAAGGCGAAACGGTTGACATCTACCAAGCGTACATCCCACGGCAAACAGTAAGACAGCCTCGAGCTGCGAGCGAgcctttccgtttcgttcttATCAAACGTAACCCTTCCCTACCCTTCTCTTCGCATTGCAGGGCGCCGGCGAGTATATGGTGCTGCTGAAGAACAACGACTGCTCCCAGGAACGGGCGTCACTGTTTACGCTTGAGGCCTCGAATGCGCTCGGCACGCAAAGCTACGTCATCCGGGCGCTAAAGGTGGACGAGGAGGGTGTGCCGGTGGATAATCGTgtccaggacgacgacgacagcagcgGCGCCACCTTCTGGCTGATCAGCGTGTGGACATTCTTCTGCTCTGTGATAGCGACACGTCTGTTGTGAATCCAATTGTCCTAACCCGGGGGTGTATCTTGGGGCTTCTGGGGACTTTCGGGTGCTTCCAGGAGCTCGGTGGCCGCAGCTTTGAGAATGCTTTCAAACTTCTGCCCAGCCCACCACGGGGTGAagggtgctggtggttggttggttgattggGCTTTTAGGCTTTTGAAAGTATTCTCAAAGCGGACCTCCCGTGGGTCGCTCCGGTCGCTCCGGGTCGCTCCGGGTCGCTCCGTATGTAAATGGCTTCCAAGCTGTACAACCACGCGATCCTTCCTTCGTGTCATAGTTCCTCCAccgaaagtattgaaaatcaaCCCTCAGCAATGAACGGGAAGGAGAAATCTCGCGCCAGGCATTCAGATTTCATTGGGATTAGAGTCCCAGAAACTGCTTAACCAAATTATTTTACCATTTCTTTAGAGTAATCGCTGCCCGCGGTGTAGCGATGAGCGTGTacagtgaagaaaaaaaagcgaaagtaaCAGCGAAGTAATGAACAATTGACAAAacgtgaagacgacgacgacgattggcaCCATCGATGACCGATGACCATCGAAGTATCGATGTGACCGCATTTAggagagcagagagagagggagagctaTCGGAAGCCCGTAAGGTGTGCGCGGCCAATGTattacaatatttatttatttcgtatTAACTCTCTACGGGGTAACTGACGATGCTTTAACAAATACGTTAGTTAATAGTAAACCAGTTTAGTGTTTTATTGTGCCCGCCTAAGATATGCCCGTGCAAATACAGTACAAGGAGATACCGAAACCtgttggcgtttgttttcggtgcaTCAAAATCGTCAAATAAAGTAGTTTGATACACAATCAATTGAATTCTGCTTGAAGTGCGTAGATTCGATTTGAATTTCTTCCGAGCAATGCGgattgcatacattttggCGCATCTTTGGTGACGACTCAGATTGTTTTATATAGGGTGAGCCACGTCCGCTGCCCAttcagcgacagccacaattaaaaaaaataaagaaccaacctttcaaataaacgttcaagcatcgaaaaatatccATCTGTTTTTTATAtagacaaatgaaaaaatgcagctTACGTGGCTCACCCTTTAGAACTTCCAACTTCTGAACTTCTGAAATCTCCGTTTAGAGTCCTGAAACAGAGCCGCTGATTGCTGAGGCTCCCTTATCAACCGAATTCAATTCGAATCTCGGACACTCTCTACGAACTCcttgacacatttttatttttatgcaccCTGCCAGACGGCTTGCGCTTCCCGTTCATGCTCCTGCTGTTTACACTGGCCccgaaaaaacacgaacactAGACCGATTGTGTTCTCATCCATTAACCGATGACCGCATCCATCCGGCTTTCCCGGATACCGACGCCCGATTGCAAACATtaacccaccaccacaaaccacccgccgccgttggGGCGCACAGAGGATTGAATTAAATCGCGCCCACCGCTAACTCCGCAGAGGCATTGACCGCTCCGGGGGGGTGATTTGCAATGACACCAGGGTGAACGGCTGTAACATTTGCCTAAAATTTTCTATCTACTCCATAGCCCATGGCCCAAAATGTCGAtcgggtggtgatggtggcgctCAGAGGCACGCAATCGGAGGCTGccataaaacgataaaaatactTCCTTCCGCTCTGCCGAGAccagccagcaccagcaccagtttCAGGTAAGCATTTCGGCAGTCGATGGCGAAAAAAGgcacgtcggtcggttgatcgGCGTGCGGCCGAACAAAATGCCATCATCCGGACTGAATAAACCGTTTCACGGCCCTTCCGGAGACACCGGAGAGCCATAAAACCTGGGGGCGTTTATGGGAGTTCGTTAGGACTTTGGCTCTTtggtggctgtgtgtgtggagatTGCCGAAAATTTCAGTTCCTCCCAATTCCGCGAACCGGTTCGTGGGaccaaaacaaataattaacgCTGACCGCGGATCACCCGGGCCGCGTATGGAATCGCGGgcgggccgcccgcccgccgctGGTGGGATGTCGTAGACGGTGCgacgtagaaaaaaaaacgagcataaattgTCGGTTTATTGCTATGTGTCTTGTTTTGTTCTCATTTCCGTCAGCCTCCTCCAATCCGATCCGCTAACGCGCCACTTCCTTATGCGGTGGACCCAACGAGCTTAAGGCTCCCCGTTGTGGCGCGGCCGTGTGATTAATATGCACCCGAAAGGGCGAACTGCGAACTCTGCCAAGAAAGCCGGCAGCGCGCGATAATTAAGGCACGATCGATGCCGATAGATGGAAGAGGAAGTTCTTCAAACAGCAAGAtggcacaccgcaccgcgctaTAGAACCGGTCCCAGAGAACGCCCGAGAGCAGAGTTCCGGATGCTTGCGATCGTAAAGATGCGATCTTCTGGTTTGGCCGTTTTCGGGGGTAGGTCGACAACTTAAAAGCCACCTCCGCGACCGAGCCGGACGACAGTTCAGTTCAACGGGTGCCCGTTGAAGGAAGTTCGGTGCGAAGTGAGCGTTCGAGTTCGAGATCCGGCCCAGCGAATCGAAGCGAAGGTTTGCTCTAAAGTTGTAGAAAACGTGTTGTGAACAAAAATGTCTATCAGTTGGGTTAAGATTTGTGGTGCTTTCGTCCTGGCGCTGGTGGGGCTTACGCGGGCAATCCAGGTGCAGACGGAACCTGTGGGTCAGGTGACCGTCGCCGAGGGCCAGAAAAATGTGAATCTCCTGTGTCTCGTCGAGGAACCGATCGACTTCTGCATGTACGCTGAAGAACTGGGTGGGTCAGGGTTGCGGTAACGTGTGCTAACGTATCCTTTTGCTTTGCCGTGCCCCCAGAGTGAAAGTTCCCGGAGCGCCTGCCCCGTTCGCTGCCAGCGATAagcttccggctccggtcgaAGGCATCCGGTTCTATGGGCTCGGCTGGAGCAAGGGATCGTGCGGTATTACGATCGACACGATCAAACCGTCCCACGACGGACCGTTCGAGTGTACGGTCTCGGTGAACGGTCAAACCTACAAGGGACAGATCAACATCAACATATCAGGTGAAGGTTGCAACCGATATCTGCCACGATACTCCATCGAAAGACCGTGGCTTAAAATGATGTTCCCTTTGTGGTCCTCCTATCCCAAGCAGtcgcaccaccggaaccaccgaagATCGAGCTGGCCAGCAACGTGGAGTCCTCGAACGGGGAGTTCGAGTTTGGCAAGAAGGTGGTCGTGAAGTGCACGTCGCGGGATGGCTGGCCGTCGGCAAAACTGTCCTGGTATCTGGACGGTGTCCGGTTGACGGACGATCTGGGGGCCGAGTTCGTGGAGATCAGCAACCGGCGTGCCACCGTCCAGCAGATCTACCGCCGAGCGATCGCGGTCGAGGACAACAAGAAGCAGCTAACGTGCCGTGCGGAACATCCCGCCTACGAAGGCGGCTTCATGGAGACGAGCCTACCGATCAAGCTGAAGAAAGGTACGTTGAGTGTGAGTGAAATGAGACAGGCCCTTAAACTTTGTGCCTCTGTTCCATCCAGTGTACACGAACGACAAGCAGGAGATCAAAAAGGAACCCCTATCGGCGCCGGCTAAACCGAGATCCCCGCAGCTGGTAGTGTCCAGTGCCGTTGAGCAGCAGAAAGGATCGTTCAAGGAGGGCAGCGATCTGGTGGTGCAGTGCGTATCCCGGGACGGCAACCCACCGGCCGGGTTCCTCTGGTTCGTGAGTAAGTGTTCGGCCCAAGGAGTACTCTCCCACGAAGGTTCTAATGGCAACCCTATTCCACAGACGATCAGCTCATCTACGAAGGTCTGTCAGCACCGTTCGTTAGCCGTAACTTCCGCGGCAACACGGTCCAGCAGACGCTCACGTATCCACTGAAAGCCTCCGACAACGGCAAGACGCTCATCTGCAAGGCGCGGCATCCGGAGGGCAGCGAAGAAACGCGGCTTCCGATCCGCACGTTTTAGGAGCACTACTGTCAAAAAACACGTAAAGCCCTCCGCGCGGCGCAGTCCAGCAGCTGACCTCAACACGGGtcgttgttttgttaaatCCTTGTTTGGTATTCGGTGCCTTACTTCAGCCATCGCTTGTctgtttaataaattatgtCTAGTACAACATTAGCAACGCGAGCgcttaatttcaattaaataaattgattaattttaatttaacccTTTTTTCCGGACCGATCTGATGCAACACGCGACAACGTGTTGCAGCGTGGTGTGACGCCCAGCGTGTTGTGTGC
Coding sequences within it:
- the LOC128268961 gene encoding fasciclin-3-like isoform X2, which gives rise to MHTTIRHRRKTMSPLHLLIALCSCYGLAAPALAQHIETVPSSMTYYKLREKNVDLLCRADKPIEWCHVRLPGFPDSPPEGFDVTALPDGVTYYGEGLPRGECGVRLATARSDRIGKFVCLLTIGGQQHEAAIEYGIRIAPQPTGLKISKQTDFVDGGIRANQLVKARCVSRQGLPAANLTWFLDDRPLDASLLKPLEITHELVNDQLLQTVQQDVHIFVTPKDNGKMLICEAQHYALPKNVQRILLPLNVKFAPEEIPHIHIDELPATGSAAVNITIHANPQPTTRWKVNGRLVKEGETVDIYQAYIPRQTGAGEYMVLLKNNDCSQERASLFTLEASNALGTQSYVIRALKVDEEGVPVDNRVQDDDDSSGATFWLISVWTFFCSVIATRLL
- the LOC128268961 gene encoding fasciclin-3-like isoform X1; protein product: MASKARRGVKMESMSGNLRTARCPSARDSLAAPALAQHIETVPSSMTYYKLREKNVDLLCRADKPIEWCHVRLPGFPDSPPEGFDVTALPDGVTYYGEGLPRGECGVRLATARSDRIGKFVCLLTIGGQQHEAAIEYGIRIAPQPTGLKISKQTDFVDGGIRANQLVKARCVSRQGLPAANLTWFLDDRPLDASLLKPLEITHELVNDQLLQTVQQDVHIFVTPKDNGKMLICEAQHYALPKNVQRILLPLNVKFAPEEIPHIHIDELPATGSAAVNITIHANPQPTTRWKVNGRLVKEGETVDIYQAYIPRQTGAGEYMVLLKNNDCSQERASLFTLEASNALGTQSYVIRALKVDEEGVPVDNRVQDDDDSSGATFWLISVWTFFCSVIATRLL
- the LOC128278735 gene encoding fasciclin-3-like — protein: MSISWVKICGAFVLALVGLTRAIQVQTEPVGQVTVAEGQKNVNLLCLVEEPIDFCIVKVPGAPAPFAASDKLPAPVEGIRFYGLGWSKGSCGITIDTIKPSHDGPFECTVSVNGQTYKGQININISVAPPEPPKIELASNVESSNGEFEFGKKVVVKCTSRDGWPSAKLSWYLDGVRLTDDLGAEFVEISNRRATVQQIYRRAIAVEDNKKQLTCRAEHPAYEGGFMETSLPIKLKKVYTNDKQEIKKEPLSAPAKPRSPQLVVSSAVEQQKGSFKEGSDLVVQCVSRDGNPPAGFLWFVNDQLIYEGLSAPFVSRNFRGNTVQQTLTYPLKASDNGKTLICKARHPEGSEETRLPIRTF